A single Lolium perenne isolate Kyuss_39 chromosome 6, Kyuss_2.0, whole genome shotgun sequence DNA region contains:
- the LOC127344925 gene encoding uncharacterized protein isoform X1, with the protein MPVPGSQNGRPRPAKPETIHGLVRAGDLAGVQRKLRENPALLNDKNPVMCQTPLHVAAGYNNTDIVTFLLNWKGADTVELEAKNMYGETPLHMAVKNSSCESAKLLLERGVQTGAKANNGMSPLHLAVWHALQTGDCSTVSVLLSYDVDCYAKDDEGKIPLNHIPGGAGNEKLLQLLTRHMEEQRKRKALTACHERQAMVEFEEAISQIVGLQELKMQLRRWARGMLFDEKRRAMGLGIATRRAPHMAFLGNPGTGKTMVARILGKLLHMVGILPTDKVTEVQRTDLVGEFVGHTGPKTRRKIKDAEGGILFVDEAYRLIPTQKSDDKDYGLEALEEIMSVMDSGKLVVIFAGYCEPMKRVISSNDGFCRRVTKFFDFDDFTTTELAEIMHLKMNTPSDTSPLCGFKLHPGCSVQAVGELIAKETTEERRKQMNGGLVDTLLINARENLDLRLDFSCDDAETMITITLEDLEAGLRQVSRQRQLR; encoded by the exons atgcCGGTGCCGGGCAGCCAGAACGGGCGGCCGAGGCCGGCCAAGCCCGAGACCATCCACGGCCTCGTGCGCGCCGGCGACCTCGCGGGCGTCCAGCGGAAGCTGCGGGAGAACCCCGCCCTCCTCAACGACAAGAACCCTGTG ATGTGCCAAACGCCACTTCATGTCGCAGCTGGATACAATAATACTGATATAGTCACATTCCTGCTTAACTGGAAAGGTGCAGATACAGTTGAGTTGGAGGCAAAGAACATG TACGGAGAGACACCCCTGCATATGGCAGTCAAAAATAGTTCTTGTGAATCAGCAAAGTTGCTACTTGAACGTGGTGTACAAACAGGAGCCAAAGCAAAT AATGGCATGTCACCATTGCATTTAGCTGTCTGGCATGCACTTCAAACTGGAGATTGCAGCACCGTCAGTGTGTTGCTAAGCTACGATGTGGATTGCTATGCTAAAGATGAT GAAGGCAAAATCCCCTTAAATCATATCCCAGGAGGAGCTGGCAATGAGAAGCTGCTGCAGCTCCTCACTCGCCACATGGAAGAACAAAGGAAACGAAAAGCCCTCACAGCATGCCATGAACGACAGGCAATGGTGGAGTTTGAAGAAGCAATATCACAAATCGTGGGATTGCAAGAGCTCAAAATGCAATTACGTCGATGGGCAAGAGGAATGCTTTTTGATGAGAAGCGACGAGCTATGGGCTTAGGGATCGCTACCAGAAGAGCACCTCATATGGCATTTCTTGGCAATCCTGGAACAG GTAAAACAATGGTTGCTCGGATTCTTGGAAAGCTTCTTCATATGGTTGGGATTCTCCCTACTGATAAAGTTACTGAAGTTCAGCGAACTGATCTTGTTGGAGAATTTGTGGGGCATACTGGACCAAAGACGAGACGGAAG ATAAAAGATGCCGAGGGGGGAATTCTGTTTGTGGATGAAGCATACAGGTTGATACCAACGCAAAAATCGGATGATAAGGATTATGGTCTGGAGGCCTTGGAGGAGATAATGTCCGTAATGGACAGCGGCAAACTAGTTGTCATATTTGCAGGGTACTGCGAGCCAATGAAGCGTGTCATCTCCTCGAACGacggtttctgcaggagggtcaccaagTTTTTCGACTTTGATGATTTCACCACGACGGAACTAGCCGAGATCATGCACCTGAAGATGAACACCCCAAGCGATACCAGTCCGCTCTGCGGGTTCAAGCTGCACCCGGGCTGCAGTGTCCAGGCCGTCGGGGAGCTTATCGCCAAGGAGACCACTGAGGAGAGGCGTAAGCAAATGAACGGGGGGCTGGTGGACACACTGCTCATCAACGCACGTGAAAATCTGGATCTCCGTCTCGATTTCAGCTGCGACGATGCCGAGACGATGATCACGATCACGCTGGAAGACCTGGAGGCAGGCCTCAGGCAGGTCTCGAGGCAGCGACAGCTGCGGTGA
- the LOC127344925 gene encoding uncharacterized protein isoform X2 has product MCQTPLHVAAGYNNTDIVTFLLNWKGADTVELEAKNMYGETPLHMAVKNSSCESAKLLLERGVQTGAKANNGMSPLHLAVWHALQTGDCSTVSVLLSYDVDCYAKDDEGKIPLNHIPGGAGNEKLLQLLTRHMEEQRKRKALTACHERQAMVEFEEAISQIVGLQELKMQLRRWARGMLFDEKRRAMGLGIATRRAPHMAFLGNPGTGKTMVARILGKLLHMVGILPTDKVTEVQRTDLVGEFVGHTGPKTRRKIKDAEGGILFVDEAYRLIPTQKSDDKDYGLEALEEIMSVMDSGKLVVIFAGYCEPMKRVISSNDGFCRRVTKFFDFDDFTTTELAEIMHLKMNTPSDTSPLCGFKLHPGCSVQAVGELIAKETTEERRKQMNGGLVDTLLINARENLDLRLDFSCDDAETMITITLEDLEAGLRQVSRQRQLR; this is encoded by the exons ATGTGCCAAACGCCACTTCATGTCGCAGCTGGATACAATAATACTGATATAGTCACATTCCTGCTTAACTGGAAAGGTGCAGATACAGTTGAGTTGGAGGCAAAGAACATG TACGGAGAGACACCCCTGCATATGGCAGTCAAAAATAGTTCTTGTGAATCAGCAAAGTTGCTACTTGAACGTGGTGTACAAACAGGAGCCAAAGCAAAT AATGGCATGTCACCATTGCATTTAGCTGTCTGGCATGCACTTCAAACTGGAGATTGCAGCACCGTCAGTGTGTTGCTAAGCTACGATGTGGATTGCTATGCTAAAGATGAT GAAGGCAAAATCCCCTTAAATCATATCCCAGGAGGAGCTGGCAATGAGAAGCTGCTGCAGCTCCTCACTCGCCACATGGAAGAACAAAGGAAACGAAAAGCCCTCACAGCATGCCATGAACGACAGGCAATGGTGGAGTTTGAAGAAGCAATATCACAAATCGTGGGATTGCAAGAGCTCAAAATGCAATTACGTCGATGGGCAAGAGGAATGCTTTTTGATGAGAAGCGACGAGCTATGGGCTTAGGGATCGCTACCAGAAGAGCACCTCATATGGCATTTCTTGGCAATCCTGGAACAG GTAAAACAATGGTTGCTCGGATTCTTGGAAAGCTTCTTCATATGGTTGGGATTCTCCCTACTGATAAAGTTACTGAAGTTCAGCGAACTGATCTTGTTGGAGAATTTGTGGGGCATACTGGACCAAAGACGAGACGGAAG ATAAAAGATGCCGAGGGGGGAATTCTGTTTGTGGATGAAGCATACAGGTTGATACCAACGCAAAAATCGGATGATAAGGATTATGGTCTGGAGGCCTTGGAGGAGATAATGTCCGTAATGGACAGCGGCAAACTAGTTGTCATATTTGCAGGGTACTGCGAGCCAATGAAGCGTGTCATCTCCTCGAACGacggtttctgcaggagggtcaccaagTTTTTCGACTTTGATGATTTCACCACGACGGAACTAGCCGAGATCATGCACCTGAAGATGAACACCCCAAGCGATACCAGTCCGCTCTGCGGGTTCAAGCTGCACCCGGGCTGCAGTGTCCAGGCCGTCGGGGAGCTTATCGCCAAGGAGACCACTGAGGAGAGGCGTAAGCAAATGAACGGGGGGCTGGTGGACACACTGCTCATCAACGCACGTGAAAATCTGGATCTCCGTCTCGATTTCAGCTGCGACGATGCCGAGACGATGATCACGATCACGCTGGAAGACCTGGAGGCAGGCCTCAGGCAGGTCTCGAGGCAGCGACAGCTGCGGTGA
- the LOC127344922 gene encoding glycosyltransferase family 92 protein RCOM_0530710, with protein sequence MPSRRRRNRKRLLTCVGAASVGALLFFGAHSSSIGLGGGTWPQHQDQLFRSPGPPPPETLMSMPRQTSQADLSFARRLLPNRHHSPPQLREDAVLLPDREVLVLSADPAVGNTMCVFQGGASSPARALGRLPGPGPGRHAYLCPLPGSEQPLQPPPLLLSSSSYSSSAAPPATAPAPAPAADFHKLLNWNDSLVFDSAPLPGGDLLLFAKGTNSRQGVIKTATSNIQCIYSRDSDGTVASSPATTSAQQVIRCPPPPAPLSSSNLHVTVALNGQEPLPSLATYHPQNTGLPVTRERKTICACTMVRNVAKFLPEWVRYHAAVGVEKFFLYDNASEDDLAGQVSSLNSAGIDVSTVAWPWTKTQEAGLSHCAATNQPSCEWMAFMDVDEFIFSPNWNEVEKPSKSLLDSVVSVDPEVGQIFLPCYDFGPSGQTAHPQEGVCQGYTCRLMRPERHKSLVRLGAVADSLANSVHHFTLKPGFRKMWTSLARINHYKYQAWTEFKSKFKRRVSAFVADWTDPVNLQSHDRAPGLGVDPVEPVGWADSFCEFKDNTMQKLSEKWFGIGSGGRGAITEFNSNGDIAPSPSLT encoded by the coding sequence atgCCGAGTCGTCGCCGCCGCAACCGCAAGCGCCTCCTCACCTGCGTCGGCGCAGCTTCGGTGGGCGCGCTGCTCTTTTTCGGCGCCCACTCCTCGAGCATCGGCCTCGGCGGCGGTACTTGGCCGCAGCACCAGGACCAGCTCTTCCGGTCGCCGGGGCCACCGCCGCCGGAAACCCTAATGTCGATGCCGCGCCAGACGTCACAGGCCGATCTGTCCTTCGCGCGGCGCCTGTTGCCCAACCGCCACCACTCCCCGCCGCAACTCCGGGAGGATGCCGTCCTCCTCCCGGACCGGGAGGTTCTCGTCCTGTCCGCTGACCCTGCCGTGGGGAACACCATGTGCGTCTTTCAGGGTGGGGCGTCCTCCCCGGCGCGCGCTCTCGGGAGGCTGCCGGGGCCCGGGCCCGGGCGCCACGCCTACCTCTGCCCCCTGCCCGGCTCAGAGCAGCCGCTCCAACCACCACCCCTGCTGCTTTCATCTTCCTCTTACTCCTCCTCGGCTGCTCCCCCTGCCACTGCCCCTGCCCCTGCCCCTGCCGCGGATTTCCACAAGTTGCTCAATTGGAACGACAGTCTCGTGTTTGATTCCGCCCCTCTCCCTGGAGGCGATCTTCTCCTCTTCGCCAAGGGCACGAACAGCCGCCAAGGGGTCATCAAGACTGCCACTTCCAACATCCAGTGCATCTACAGCAGAGACTCCGATGGCACGGTGGCCTCCTCCCCCGCCACCACTTCAGCCCAGCAGGTGATCAGGTGCCCCCCTCCACCGGCTCCTTTAAGTTCCAGCAACCTCCATGTCACCGTAGCCCTCAACGGCCAGGAGCCTTTACCCTCACTTGCTACCTACCATCCACAAAACACTGGCCTGCCTGTGACACGTGAAAGGAAAACGATATGTGCCTGCACCATGGTTCGAAACGTCGCCAAGTTTCTGCCTGAGTGGGTGAGGTACCATGCTGCAGTGGGTGTTGAGAAATTCTTCCTATACGACAATGCAAGCGAGGATGACCTAGCAGGGCAGGTCTCTAGTTTGAACTCTGCTGGCATTGATGTCTCCACCGTGGCCTGGCCCTGGACCAAAACGCAGGAAGCAGGGCTTTCTCATTGCGCAGCCACGAATCAACCTTCCTGCGAATGGATGGCATTCATGGACGTTGATGAATTCATTTTTTCACCAAACTGGAACGAGGTCGAGAAGCCTTCGAAATCGTTGCTTGACTCGGTTGTTTCCGTTGATCCGGAGGTTGGCCAAATATTCCTCCCCTGCTACGATTTTGGTCCCTCTGGCCAAACAGCACATCCACAGGAGGGGGTGTGCCAAGGCTACACCTGCCGGCTGATGAGACCTGAGCGTCACAAATCGTTGGTCCGCCTTGGCGCGGTGGCAGATTCGCTTGCGAATTCTGTACACCATTTTACACTAAAGCCTGGTTTCCGGAAAATGTGGACCTCTTTGGCTCGCATAAACCACTACAAGTACCAAGCTTGGACGGAATTCAAATCCAAATTCAAACGACGCGTGTCAGCATTCGTGGCAGATTGGACAGATCCCGTTAACCTGCAATCCCATGACCGGGCCCCCGGGCTGGGAGTTGATCCTGTCGAACCAGTTGGCTGGGCGGATAGCTTTTGCGAGTTTAAGGATAATACTATGCAGAAACTAAGTGAGAAGTGGTTCGGAATTGGGTCTGGAGGCCGCGGAGCAATAACAGAGTTCAACTCTAACGGTGACATTGCTCCCTCCCCCTCTCTTACATAG